One uncultured Caproiciproducens sp. DNA segment encodes these proteins:
- the arsD gene encoding arsenite efflux transporter metallochaperone ArsD: MKNMQIFEPAMCCSTGLCGVGIDPELLRVSTVLNSLKKNGIVVERYNLTNSPMKFINNKAVNQMISEKGVENLPITVLDGEIIMTGRYPTNEEFAKLLNVPMSILADQSNAPRITTQKSKDCGCGGGKCC; this comes from the coding sequence ATGAAAAATATGCAAATCTTTGAGCCCGCCATGTGCTGTTCCACTGGTTTATGTGGTGTTGGAATTGATCCGGAATTGCTTCGGGTTTCAACTGTCCTTAATTCATTGAAAAAAAACGGTATTGTTGTAGAACGTTATAATCTCACAAATTCACCAATGAAATTTATCAATAATAAAGCCGTAAATCAAATGATCAGCGAAAAAGGAGTTGAAAACCTGCCCATTACTGTTCTGGACGGAGAAATTATTATGACCGGCAGATATCCGACCAACGAAGAGTTTGCAAAGCTTCTGAATGTTCCAATGAGCATTCTGGCAGATCAATCGAATGCACCCAGAATTACAACCCAGAAGTCAAAGGATTGTGGGTGCGGCGGCGGGAAATGCTGCTGA
- the arsA gene encoding arsenical pump-driving ATPase: MRNFNPQSITLTKYLFYTGKGGVGKTSTACATAVTLADNGKKVLLVSTDPASNLQDVFGIDLNNKGIPIKEVPNLVVANLDPTQAAAEYRDSVIGPYRGKLPDAVLNNMEEQLSGSCTVEIAAFNEFSHFITDEEIQEEYDYIIFDTAPTGHTLRMLQLPSAWSNFISESTHGASCLGQLAGLESKREIYKKAVDTLADGKLTTLILVSRPEETPLKEAERASKELADIGVDNQALILNGVLDSYDDSISESLYHKQQKALADMPEGLKILTTYTVPLRAYNITGLDNVRALLTKDQYIVRDEKVHAKTVPQLKDVIDDLYKSNKKVIFTMGKGGVGKTTIAAAIAMGLSAKGRKVHLTTTDPAAHLKFVIDESSGITMSRIDEHAELEKYKEEVLAKARETMSGDDIAYVEEDLRSPCTQEIAVFRAFAEIVDKAEDQVVVIDTAPTGHTLLLLESTQSYNQEIKRSQGDIPESARKLLPRLHNADETEVIIVTLAEATPVYEAMRLEEDLKRAGIAAKWWVINSSLYHTGTTNKMLSAKASNEIEWINKVDAHANGKFAVIAWSADEITGNKLHELLV, encoded by the coding sequence ATGAGAAATTTTAACCCGCAAAGTATAACGCTTACAAAATATCTATTTTATACAGGAAAGGGCGGCGTAGGAAAAACCTCAACCGCCTGCGCCACCGCAGTGACCCTTGCCGATAATGGGAAAAAGGTGCTTCTGGTCAGCACCGACCCTGCATCGAACCTGCAGGATGTTTTCGGTATTGACCTCAACAATAAGGGCATCCCTATTAAGGAGGTCCCAAATCTTGTGGTAGCCAACCTTGACCCGACACAGGCGGCGGCGGAATATCGTGACAGTGTCATCGGTCCCTACCGCGGAAAACTGCCTGACGCCGTACTGAACAACATGGAGGAACAGCTTTCAGGATCCTGCACCGTAGAAATTGCCGCATTCAATGAATTCTCACATTTTATTACCGATGAAGAAATACAGGAAGAATACGACTATATTATATTTGACACCGCACCTACCGGCCATACGCTCCGGATGCTGCAGCTGCCCTCCGCATGGAGCAATTTTATCAGCGAAAGCACCCATGGCGCCTCCTGCTTAGGCCAGCTTGCCGGTTTGGAAAGCAAAAGGGAAATTTATAAAAAGGCTGTTGACACCTTAGCCGACGGCAAACTGACCACCCTTATTCTTGTTTCACGCCCGGAGGAAACGCCTCTTAAAGAGGCGGAGAGAGCATCAAAAGAACTCGCGGACATTGGTGTAGACAATCAGGCACTCATCCTGAATGGTGTGCTTGACTCTTATGATGACAGTATTTCCGAAAGCCTGTATCACAAGCAGCAAAAGGCACTCGCAGATATGCCTGAGGGGCTGAAAATACTGACCACTTACACCGTCCCTCTCAGAGCTTATAACATCACCGGGCTTGACAATGTAAGAGCTTTGCTCACCAAGGATCAATACATTGTCCGTGACGAAAAGGTACACGCCAAAACAGTGCCCCAGTTGAAAGACGTGATTGATGATCTGTATAAATCAAATAAGAAGGTTATTTTCACGATGGGAAAGGGCGGCGTAGGAAAAACCACCATTGCGGCAGCGATTGCGATGGGATTGTCGGCAAAAGGCAGAAAGGTGCATCTTACCACCACCGACCCGGCGGCTCACCTCAAATTTGTCATTGATGAGAGCAGCGGCATCACGATGAGCCGCATAGATGAACATGCGGAATTGGAAAAGTACAAGGAGGAAGTTCTCGCCAAAGCGCGTGAGACCATGTCCGGTGACGATATCGCCTATGTGGAGGAGGATCTGCGTTCTCCCTGCACGCAGGAAATCGCTGTGTTCAGAGCCTTTGCCGAGATCGTTGATAAGGCGGAAGACCAGGTCGTCGTCATTGATACCGCACCTACCGGCCATACGCTTTTGCTCCTTGAATCCACACAAAGCTACAATCAGGAAATTAAACGCTCACAGGGCGATATTCCGGAATCCGCAAGGAAATTGCTGCCACGGCTGCACAATGCTGATGAAACCGAGGTTATCATTGTTACGCTCGCAGAAGCGACTCCTGTCTATGAAGCAATGCGTCTGGAAGAAGATTTAAAGCGCGCGGGCATTGCGGCGAAATGGTGGGTAATCAATTCGTCACTGTATCACACCGGAACAACGAACAAAATGCTTTCTGCAAAAGCAAGCAATGAAATTGAGTGGATTAACAAGGTGGACGCACATGCAAACGGTAAGTTTGCAGTCATAGCCTGGAGCGCAGATGAAATTACAGGCAATAAGCTGCATGAGCTTTTAGTATAA
- a CDS encoding N-acetylmannosamine-6-phosphate 2-epimerase yields the protein MLGKIAGRLVVSCQALPGEPLHGASMMGRMALAAELGGAAGIRAQGREDILDIMRTAGLPVIGIVKRKYPDSDIYITPTKQEIDELLETNCAMIALDATLRERPNGEKLEDLVGYIKRRYVLAMADCSCYEEAVNAERLGFDCVSTTLCGYTPYSENLPGPNLTLIHQLALTLHIPVIAEGKIHTPQELKAVFAAGAYSAVVGGAITRPQEITARFTREIAGGIACLK from the coding sequence ATGCTCGGTAAAATCGCGGGCAGGCTCGTTGTGTCCTGTCAGGCACTGCCGGGCGAACCCCTGCACGGCGCTTCCATGATGGGCAGAATGGCGCTGGCGGCAGAACTTGGCGGCGCGGCGGGAATCCGCGCGCAAGGCAGGGAGGACATCCTTGACATTATGAGGACTGCCGGGCTGCCCGTGATTGGGATTGTAAAAAGAAAGTATCCGGATTCCGATATTTACATTACCCCGACAAAACAGGAGATTGATGAGCTGCTGGAAACGAATTGCGCAATGATTGCACTTGACGCAACGTTACGCGAGAGGCCGAACGGTGAAAAGCTGGAAGATTTGGTCGGATACATTAAGAGAAGGTACGTTTTGGCGATGGCAGACTGTTCCTGTTACGAGGAAGCAGTCAATGCCGAAAGACTTGGTTTCGACTGTGTTTCCACCACGCTTTGCGGCTATACGCCGTATTCCGAAAATTTGCCGGGTCCGAATTTAACGCTGATTCATCAGCTGGCCCTTACTTTGCACATTCCCGTTATCGCCGAAGGAAAAATCCATACGCCGCAGGAGCTGAAAGCGGTGTTTGCGGCGGGTGCGTACTCCGCGGTGGTCGGCGGCGCAATTACCAGGCCGCAGGAAATAACCGCCCGATTTACGAGGGAAATAGCCGGGGGAATCGCGTGTTTGAAATAG
- the guaB gene encoding IMP dehydrogenase: MINTNYSEKFVKEGLTFDDVLLIPAESHVLPKEVDLSTQLTKSIGLNTPLMTAAMDTVTESNMAIAIAREGGVGIIHKNMSIEKQADMVDRVKRSENGVIVNPFFLSPQHYVHDANEIMARYRISGVPICENGKLVGIITNRDLRFMTDEEFDQPISAVMTKENLVTAPVGTTLPQAQEILRKHRIEKLPIVDDKGNLKGLITIKDIEKAVRYPSSARDAGGRLLCGAAIGATGDVLERVAELVKAQVDVVALDSAHGHNDGVLETVKKIKKVFPNVQLIAGNVATGEATRALIEAGADCIKVGMGPGSICTTRIVAGIGVPQITAIYDSACAAQKYGIPIIADGGIKFSGDIVKALAAGANVVMVGSLVAGCEESPGETELYQGRQFKVYRGMGSLAAMGQGSQDRYFQQDQKKLVPEGVEGRLPYKGPLSETIYQMTGGMRSGMGYTGCASIQDLHERAQFIRITGAGLKESHPHDIQITKEAPNYSFSV, encoded by the coding sequence ATGATAAATACGAACTATTCTGAAAAGTTTGTAAAAGAGGGCCTTACGTTTGACGATGTTTTGCTGATTCCGGCAGAATCCCATGTATTGCCCAAAGAGGTGGATTTGTCCACCCAGCTTACCAAATCCATCGGGCTGAACACGCCGCTGATGACGGCGGCCATGGATACGGTTACCGAGAGCAACATGGCCATTGCGATTGCCCGTGAGGGCGGTGTGGGCATTATTCACAAGAATATGTCGATTGAAAAACAAGCCGACATGGTTGACAGGGTAAAGCGTTCTGAAAACGGCGTCATTGTCAATCCGTTTTTTCTTTCTCCTCAGCATTATGTACACGACGCAAATGAGATCATGGCAAGATACCGTATTTCCGGCGTGCCGATCTGTGAAAACGGCAAGCTGGTAGGCATTATCACAAACCGTGATCTGCGGTTTATGACCGATGAAGAATTCGACCAGCCGATTTCCGCCGTTATGACCAAAGAAAATCTGGTCACCGCTCCTGTTGGGACAACCCTGCCGCAGGCGCAGGAAATTTTAAGAAAACACAGAATTGAAAAGCTTCCGATTGTTGACGACAAGGGCAATTTAAAGGGCTTAATTACGATAAAAGACATTGAAAAAGCGGTGCGCTATCCAAGTTCCGCAAGGGACGCGGGGGGCAGGCTGCTCTGCGGTGCGGCGATCGGTGCCACTGGCGACGTGCTGGAGCGCGTGGCCGAGCTGGTGAAAGCGCAGGTTGACGTGGTTGCGCTTGACTCTGCACACGGCCACAATGACGGCGTACTCGAAACGGTAAAGAAAATCAAGAAGGTATTTCCGAACGTACAGTTGATTGCGGGAAATGTCGCTACCGGCGAAGCGACCCGCGCACTGATTGAAGCGGGCGCCGACTGTATAAAAGTAGGCATGGGTCCCGGCTCCATCTGTACAACCAGAATCGTGGCGGGCATCGGTGTTCCGCAGATTACCGCAATTTACGACTCCGCCTGCGCTGCGCAGAAATACGGTATCCCGATTATCGCGGACGGCGGAATTAAATTCTCCGGCGATATTGTCAAGGCGCTTGCCGCCGGCGCAAACGTAGTCATGGTCGGTTCTCTGGTCGCAGGCTGCGAGGAATCCCCGGGTGAAACCGAGCTTTATCAGGGCCGCCAGTTTAAGGTGTACCGCGGCATGGGCAGTCTGGCCGCCATGGGACAGGGCAGTCAGGACCGTTATTTCCAGCAGGATCAGAAAAAGCTCGTTCCTGAAGGCGTAGAGGGCCGTCTGCCGTACAAGGGGCCGCTGTCTGAAACCATTTACCAAATGACAGGCGGCATGCGCTCCGGCATGGGCTACACCGGCTGTGCGAGCATACAGGATCTGCACGAGAGGGCACAGTTTATCCGTATAACGGGCGCCGGCTTAAAAGAGAGCCATCCGCATGATATTCAGATTACAAAAGAAGCCCCAAACTACTCTTTCTCCGTTTAA
- a CDS encoding acyl-ACP thioesterase domain-containing protein, producing MNQSDQINEYTREVRVASYEVGAQRLLKLSVLMRMCQETSEQHVDLVGLSYEKMYEDGIVFLLITNQAKIKRMPVHNEKITIKTHPRGVSGAQFYRDFVFYSGAEQIIEVMQTSIIADSNTHKVMRPKKFLDYGVFSGVKVEPENRIAKVVVPEDLPLVGERPIRYSDLDYNCHLNNTIYGDILTDFLPGGAEGNRYAQAQINYVNESTRGEVLKIYAEQKNGKVLMQGVNSRGCGFTASATLLPIDGKA from the coding sequence ATGAATCAATCGGATCAAATCAATGAATATACCCGTGAAGTGCGCGTCGCCAGCTACGAAGTCGGTGCGCAGCGCCTTTTAAAACTCAGTGTACTGATGCGCATGTGTCAGGAAACGAGTGAACAGCATGTCGACCTTGTAGGACTGAGTTACGAAAAGATGTATGAGGACGGAATTGTATTTCTCCTAATTACAAACCAGGCCAAAATTAAACGGATGCCGGTTCACAATGAAAAAATAACAATCAAAACACATCCGCGCGGCGTGAGCGGCGCCCAGTTTTACCGCGACTTCGTATTTTACAGCGGAGCCGAACAGATTATAGAAGTGATGCAGACCTCCATCATTGCCGATTCCAATACACACAAAGTCATGCGGCCGAAAAAGTTCTTGGATTATGGTGTTTTTTCAGGGGTTAAAGTGGAACCGGAGAATCGCATTGCAAAGGTGGTTGTGCCGGAAGACCTTCCGCTTGTGGGGGAGAGGCCGATCCGCTATTCCGACCTTGACTACAACTGCCACCTGAATAATACCATTTACGGCGATATTTTGACGGATTTTTTGCCGGGCGGCGCGGAGGGAAACCGGTATGCACAAGCGCAGATCAATTATGTGAACGAAAGTACTCGGGGGGAAGTCTTGAAAATATATGCCGAACAGAAAAACGGCAAGGTTCTGATGCAGGGGGTCAATTCAAGAGGATGCGGGTTCACCGCTTCGGCCACTCTTTTGCCAATTGACGGAAAAGCGTGA
- the serS gene encoding serine--tRNA ligase: protein MLDIKLIRSNPEQVKAGAKKRCIDVDALVDDILKIDEERREVTGKVETMKAEQNAATKKIPIMKKAGEDTAPLMIELKTLSEKIKEGDTELGLLEEKQKTLLLSMPNMPDEDLLAGGKENNKPIRFFKEQPKFDFTPKNHVELCESLGMIDYQRGAKLAGAGSWIYRGMGARMEWALLNFFIAEHLGDGYELVLPPHMLNYECGYVAGQFPKFTDEVYWIQNPTSTDKKFMLPTAETALVNLHRDEVLTTEELPRKYIAYTPCYRREAGSYRSEERGMIRGHQFNKVEMVQYTTPEQSDAAFEELVGKAEKLVQKLGLHYRLSKLAAGDCSFSMARTYDIEVWIPSMEIYKEVSSASNARDYQARRGNVKFRGEDKKLQFVHTLNASGLATSRVIPAIVEQYQNADGSVTVPEVLRPFMGCDVIK, encoded by the coding sequence ATGCTGGATATTAAATTGATTCGCAGCAATCCGGAACAGGTAAAGGCGGGCGCGAAAAAGCGCTGCATCGATGTGGACGCACTGGTGGACGATATTCTGAAAATCGACGAGGAGCGCCGCGAAGTCACCGGAAAAGTGGAGACCATGAAAGCGGAACAGAACGCCGCTACAAAGAAAATTCCGATAATGAAAAAAGCCGGAGAGGACACCGCGCCTCTCATGATTGAACTGAAGACGCTTTCCGAAAAGATTAAAGAAGGCGACACAGAACTCGGCTTACTGGAAGAAAAACAGAAAACACTGCTGCTTTCCATGCCGAACATGCCGGATGAAGACCTTTTGGCGGGAGGTAAAGAAAACAATAAACCCATTCGTTTCTTTAAGGAACAGCCAAAATTTGATTTTACACCGAAAAACCATGTGGAATTGTGTGAGAGCCTTGGCATGATCGACTATCAGCGCGGCGCCAAGCTGGCCGGCGCCGGCTCGTGGATCTACCGCGGCATGGGCGCAAGAATGGAATGGGCGCTGCTTAACTTCTTTATCGCGGAGCATTTGGGTGACGGATACGAGCTTGTTCTGCCCCCGCACATGCTCAATTATGAGTGCGGCTACGTGGCCGGGCAGTTCCCGAAATTTACCGACGAGGTATACTGGATTCAGAATCCGACCAGCACCGACAAAAAATTCATGCTTCCCACGGCGGAGACCGCGCTGGTGAACCTGCACCGCGACGAAGTCCTCACAACAGAGGAGCTTCCGCGCAAATATATTGCGTATACACCGTGTTACCGCAGAGAAGCTGGCAGCTACCGCTCGGAGGAGCGCGGCATGATCCGCGGGCATCAGTTCAATAAAGTGGAAATGGTGCAGTACACAACGCCGGAGCAGTCCGATGCCGCATTTGAGGAGCTTGTCGGCAAAGCGGAAAAGCTGGTGCAAAAACTCGGGCTGCATTACCGCCTGAGCAAGCTTGCCGCCGGAGACTGCTCGTTCTCCATGGCGCGCACCTACGACATTGAAGTCTGGATTCCGAGCATGGAAATCTATAAAGAGGTAAGCTCCGCTTCCAACGCAAGGGATTATCAGGCCAGAAGAGGCAATGTAAAGTTCAGGGGCGAAGATAAAAAGCTGCAGTTTGTCCATACGCTGAACGCTTCAGGTTTGGCCACCAGCCGCGTGATTCCCGCGATTGTGGAGCAGTATCAGAATGCCGACGGCAGCGTGACCGTTCCGGAGGTTTTGCGCCCGTTTATGGGCTGCGACGTTATAAAATAA
- a CDS encoding ParB/RepB/Spo0J family partition protein, with product MAIKKGGLGKGLDAIFAENDTETRNTAVALKISDIEPNRAQPRKDFNDEALAELADSISQHGVLQPLLVRPIFGGGYQIVAGERRWRAARMAGITEVPAMIREMSDNEVMELALIENLQREDLNPLEEAQGYQSLIETYGLTQEEVSKTVGKSRPTVANALRLLNLPQPILDMVNSGTLSAGHARTLLSFQNPAEMLKAAKLAVEQGISVRELEKMSKKANDQSGIKQQKPKAKKRIRYFSEVELALNEHLGRKVQVSGTKKRGILQIEFYGEQDLGDLVKLFNKE from the coding sequence ATGGCAATAAAAAAAGGCGGGCTTGGAAAAGGGCTTGACGCAATTTTTGCCGAGAATGACACCGAGACCCGCAACACGGCGGTCGCGCTGAAAATCAGCGATATAGAACCGAACCGCGCACAGCCTAGAAAAGACTTCAACGATGAGGCGCTGGCCGAGCTCGCCGACTCCATTTCACAGCACGGGGTGCTGCAGCCCTTGCTGGTTCGGCCGATTTTCGGCGGGGGTTACCAGATTGTCGCCGGTGAAAGGCGTTGGCGCGCGGCGCGAATGGCCGGCATCACCGAAGTTCCCGCGATGATCCGCGAAATGAGCGACAACGAAGTCATGGAGCTGGCGCTGATAGAAAATCTTCAGCGTGAAGATCTGAATCCGCTTGAAGAAGCGCAGGGATACCAGTCGTTGATTGAAACCTACGGCCTGACGCAGGAAGAAGTTTCCAAAACCGTCGGTAAGTCCCGTCCGACGGTGGCAAATGCATTACGGCTTTTGAATCTGCCGCAGCCCATACTGGATATGGTCAACTCCGGCACCCTGTCCGCGGGACATGCCCGTACGCTGCTGAGCTTCCAAAATCCGGCGGAAATGCTGAAAGCCGCGAAACTGGCGGTGGAACAGGGTATTTCTGTAAGGGAACTGGAAAAGATGTCTAAAAAGGCAAACGATCAGTCGGGCATAAAGCAGCAGAAACCGAAAGCAAAAAAACGGATCCGCTATTTCAGTGAAGTGGAACTGGCGCTGAACGAGCATCTGGGCCGTAAGGTACAGGTCAGCGGAACGAAAAAGCGCGGGATTCTGCAAATTGAATTTTACGGGGAACAGGACTTAGGCGATCTGGTTAAACTTTTCAACAAAGAATAA
- a CDS encoding AAA family ATPase, with protein sequence MGKIIAIANQKGGVGKTTTSVNLSAAMGTKGKKTLLVDIDPQGNSSSGVGVDRRIAKNTIYEVLIGDAKAQDVVIHTEFSNLDVIPSSMDLAAAEIELVTLDHRESILKNALVPLREHYDYIFIDCPPSLGIITTNALCVADTLLVPIQCEYYALEGLSQLMNTVRRVKRQYNGQLEIEGVLLTMYDGRLNLTQQVVEEVKKYFPRKVFATVIPRAVRLSEAPSFGRPIQYFDKSSRGAVAYDALADEIIHTNKR encoded by the coding sequence ATGGGAAAAATTATAGCAATTGCAAACCAAAAAGGCGGCGTCGGTAAAACGACCACTTCTGTAAACCTTTCCGCGGCCATGGGTACAAAAGGAAAAAAAACGCTGCTGGTGGACATTGACCCGCAGGGCAATTCGTCAAGCGGAGTCGGTGTTGACCGCCGCATAGCGAAAAACACGATTTACGAGGTGCTGATTGGCGACGCAAAGGCACAGGATGTGGTGATTCATACAGAATTTTCCAATCTGGACGTTATTCCGTCCAGTATGGATTTGGCAGCGGCTGAAATTGAGCTAGTCACGCTTGACCATCGGGAATCAATACTGAAAAACGCGCTGGTGCCGCTGAGAGAGCATTACGACTATATCTTTATCGACTGCCCGCCCTCACTCGGTATTATTACGACCAACGCGCTCTGCGTGGCAGACACGCTGCTGGTTCCGATTCAATGTGAATATTATGCGCTGGAAGGGCTTTCCCAGCTGATGAACACGGTTCGCCGTGTCAAGCGCCAGTATAACGGGCAGCTGGAAATTGAAGGCGTATTGCTCACCATGTACGATGGACGGCTGAATTTGACACAACAGGTAGTGGAAGAAGTAAAAAAATACTTCCCTCGGAAGGTATTTGCAACGGTCATTCCACGCGCCGTGCGCCTTTCCGAAGCGCCGAGCTTCGGCAGACCGATCCAGTATTTTGACAAAAGCTCAAGAGGAGCGGTCGCTTATGACGCGCTCGCGGATGAAATCATTCATACGAATAAACGATAA
- a CDS encoding ParB/RepB/Spo0J family partition protein, with product MGEKRKVVQLNINSIHPNPAQPRRIFSEQELLELSRSIRTNGLLQPISVRRVKDGYELIAGERRLRACKIAGLSTVACIISDCSPETSAVLAMTENLQRQDLQIFEEAEGIRRLIEQWDVTQEEAALRLGKSQSTLANKLRLLRLSDEERAKITACDLTERHARALLRIKDDKLRDKVLGQIIARHLNVQQTDDLIDKTLEENEKPKCKRTFIIKDVRVFLNTINHAIETMKQSGINAQTLKSETDDYIECLVRIPKAQAITGGKKPA from the coding sequence ATGGGTGAAAAGCGTAAAGTCGTTCAGCTTAATATTAATTCAATCCATCCAAATCCGGCGCAGCCGCGGCGCATTTTCAGCGAACAAGAGCTGCTTGAGTTGTCGCGGAGTATAAGGACAAATGGCTTATTACAGCCGATTTCTGTCCGCCGCGTGAAAGACGGATATGAACTGATTGCCGGCGAAAGAAGACTGCGCGCCTGTAAGATAGCAGGACTTTCCACAGTCGCCTGTATTATCAGCGACTGTTCCCCGGAAACGAGTGCTGTTCTGGCCATGACGGAAAATTTACAGCGCCAGGATTTGCAGATTTTTGAGGAAGCCGAGGGAATCCGGCGTTTGATTGAACAGTGGGATGTAACCCAAGAGGAAGCAGCTCTTCGGCTGGGGAAAAGCCAGTCTACCCTTGCAAATAAACTACGCCTGCTGCGTCTTTCGGATGAAGAGCGCGCAAAAATAACCGCCTGCGACCTAACGGAACGGCACGCCCGCGCCCTGCTGAGGATTAAAGACGATAAGCTTCGCGATAAAGTACTTGGACAGATTATTGCAAGGCATCTGAATGTACAGCAAACAGATGACCTTATTGATAAAACACTCGAAGAGAATGAGAAGCCAAAGTGCAAGCGCACTTTTATAATCAAGGATGTACGTGTCTTTCTCAATACAATCAATCATGCGATTGAAACAATGAAGCAGAGCGGCATTAACGCTCAAACGCTAAAGAGCGAAACAGACGACTATATTGAGTGTCTGGTCCGCATTCCAAAGGCGCAGGCAATTACCGGCGGAAAAAAGCCTGCTTAA
- the rsmG gene encoding 16S rRNA (guanine(527)-N(7))-methyltransferase RsmG, whose translation MEDIQNLLIASAQSAGVTVSGEQAKSFQQYMELLLNWNEKINLTAIKEPKEIAYKHFLDSILILKYLEIPANAKLIDVGTGAGFPGVPLKMMCPEIQLTLLDGLNKRLVFLKDLEDNLNFSAELVHARAEEAGRQRNFRGKFDFASARAVAPLNLLCEYCLPFLKIGGVFIAMKGPQPEEEAEAAKKAIGLLGCELDAIKEFDLPNGDKRSLILIKRTKLLPELYPRHGSKIIKDPL comes from the coding sequence ATGGAAGACATTCAAAATCTGCTGATCGCTTCCGCGCAGAGCGCCGGAGTCACGGTCAGTGGGGAGCAAGCGAAAAGTTTTCAACAATATATGGAGCTATTGTTGAATTGGAACGAGAAAATTAACCTGACAGCCATTAAGGAGCCAAAGGAGATTGCTTACAAGCATTTTTTGGACAGTATCCTGATATTGAAGTATTTAGAGATACCGGCAAACGCAAAACTCATTGATGTCGGAACCGGCGCAGGTTTTCCCGGTGTACCGCTAAAAATGATGTGTCCCGAAATTCAGCTTACCCTGCTTGATGGATTAAACAAAAGGCTTGTCTTTCTGAAAGATTTGGAAGATAACCTGAATTTCAGCGCCGAGCTGGTTCATGCGCGTGCGGAAGAGGCCGGAAGACAGCGGAATTTCCGTGGTAAATTTGATTTTGCCTCGGCAAGGGCGGTTGCGCCGCTTAATTTGCTCTGTGAATATTGTCTGCCGTTTCTAAAAATCGGAGGGGTATTTATAGCAATGAAAGGCCCACAGCCGGAAGAAGAAGCGGAAGCCGCTAAAAAAGCAATTGGCCTTTTGGGCTGCGAACTGGATGCAATCAAAGAATTTGATCTTCCGAACGGCGATAAACGCAGCCTAATCTTAATCAAGCGTACGAAACTTTTGCCGGAACTTTATCCGCGGCACGGGTCGAAAATTATAAAGGATCCGCTTTAA